The Lepidochelys kempii isolate rLepKem1 chromosome 2, rLepKem1.hap2, whole genome shotgun sequence genomic interval TGAATACAACAATGGGCACGCTGTGGAACACACATTTGCAGGAGCAGTGATTGCAGGGACCAACAAGAGCCATTGCCATCTTGTGCAAGTTAAGAAAGCTGACCCTGGCTTCTTCCAAAGATGTACAAGTTGAAGAGAATGGGGAGGACAAACTTCTCCCCCTGGTGAAAGTATTCAAAGGGAACACCATGAGTTGAAATTTGCAGTTTAATCCTAGATGGAGAGAACGAGACATTACTCCTCTGATAAGAAGTCACTTATTACATTGGAATGGGAATGAGGGCGAGGAAAGAATATCTGtatgaaagaaaatggaaaagtaGGTGAGAATACATTCATGTCTCCCTTCTGTAGGATAAAGTGATATTGCAATTAAATCTCCTGTTAAAGAGCTTCAAGGGTCATATGGTAGGATAGAagatggaggccagggaggaAAACATGGAGGGTGAACTGAAAATGCCAACAACAAAAGGTTCAATGGGCCCAAGCAAAGATTAGTGGACAAAGAAACAACAGCAGCAATCTTGTCTTATTACAAACGCCAAGTGATAACTCAAAATTAGGCAATCTGGAGGGGGCCTCAGGTCAAATACTGACTCCTCGAATAAGAGACAGAAAAGAGCTATAGTGGTTTGGACACAGATAAGACTGGCAGCAAGTAAAACAACTACCTGAAACCTTACATGGAAGTTTAATTGCTCAAGAAGAAACACAGAGTCTTTCCATACCATTTACTTTTATTTCGTGAACAGAAAAATATAAACTCAGTTATAAACAAACGCTCTCTGTTGCTACAGCCGAGGGTTACAAAAAGTAAAACCAAATACAAGGAACTAGAACACGTAGCTCTGGAAGTAGTTTGCACCACCAGCACAGAAGCAGTGAAAAGGGCCTTTGGCACACCCTGCAAACATGAAACATCTCACACCCGCTTATGATCATATCAAAGCAGACCCAGTAATACTTGGTGGTGTCTGTGACAGGCAGCACACAAACTTCTGGGGATCCTCATGCCTCTGATACACCCCAAATACCAGTTTCCCTAATAAAATGAGAAAGCATCAGCTGAGATATTGTTACTATCTGGTAACAAATCCAGGCATTGGAGAGATGTGCGGAAGGTAAGACCCAGGAGACTTCCTTGCATAGCATAGAAAATTTGTGAGAGAAGATTAGAATTCTGTTGGGAATGTGAGTCACTCTATAACAAAGGCAGGTATGCTGCAGTATTGCTAACACAGGCCCTTAGAATGAGAAGGCAGTCCCTATGGAAACAAGCTCTCAAAAGGAAGCTCAGGGAATCTACATGTGTGACCTGTGAACTAATCCTGGGGCTGCAGGTTTTACTTAGTAGGTTATAGATGGTTTGGTCTGTTTGTCCAGCTAGCTCAGAGGCATTTTGCATCAGATTATCTTTGTTCTGATGTTATCTACAGCCTAATAAATTAAACCTCTCGGAGTTGTTTTCCTTTTGATAAAGGCAAAAAGGCCCTGGCGGTTAGTGATAGGAACTGAGGCCCAGCTACACCTGGCACTAAAAATAGGATTTTGATTTCATTTGTGTGAAAACCATGAGGTCTAGTCCCTGATATTACTTTGATAAATGCTCAGACTAGCAGCTCTTAGGGGAGCCATCAGATGATGCAGCACTGAGTCCTCAAAACAATCATTGTCCTTAGCCTTGTCTTGTAGGACGGGACAGGCAGATTATGCTTCAGCCATCAGGATTATTGATTCTCCTGTGTCCCACATTTCCTTAGCCCAGTAAGATACTATGGTGTCTTGTTATATTTCAGGGGCCATGTTGGCTATCAGGTAACTGGGACTAATGTGCCAGAAGGAATTACAAAATTGATGGCCCAACAGTAACTCATGCAAGAGTAGCTATCAGCCCAGCTAGCTGCTCAGCTGCAGCTAGCAACCTAACTGGCAGGCTAGGAATAATAGCAATCCCAGAAGCTCTGAGTGCCCAAGCTTGCTATGTCCTGCTCAATTTGCAGCACCATCCATTAATTCCAGTTTCCCAGTCACCACAATGGGCCCTGGGCCACAAGCGAGATGCCACAGGCTCAACAATCGGCCCTGTTCACACTGGAAGCTGAGAAAAATCAGAGATAGCTGCTAGAAGATAGGGAGCTACCAGAAAGACATAGGAAGAGGTCAGGTAGATCTGGTGACAGCCCCCCACAAGCTCTAGGCAGGACAGAAAGGTGGGGAATTAATCTGATGACTGGGCCTTTTTCTTTAACTGATGTCTGTGTATTACACATCTGAATCAATCAGAACAAGCAACCCCAGAAAGCACCATGATTGTGTACAGTCACATTTATCTCCAGTAAAGCTGTGGCAAAAATTCCTGCTACTGAGGCCATTCCAATGAGGAAATATTCCTGGTATCCCAAGTCAGTTGTCGCCTGCCTATTATTTCTTTTAGtttaattttctgtttaaaatcatagggaaatattaataaatatcaAGCTTTTGGTTGGTGACAGAGCCAACAATAGTCAGAAGGAATTTATAaaaggcaggatttttttttggaCAGAATTACAAAATTAGTGGATCTGAGGAATGCATTAGATGTAATGCATTTGGAGTTGATTAAAGAAGTTCAAAGATTTTCTGGCAAAGTCAATGACCAGTGGAAGATCACGTAAATACGTTTTGTATTTTAACATGCATGgtgcaattttaattttttttctgtataaaaaaaaaatctaaaaagaaaCCACATCTATatgtaaaacacattttattaaaaatacatattttctgttttacataAAAAGAACCCGCACCATAATTAAACATTACTGAAAGTCAGACTGGAATTCTACTTGGAAAAATACAAGATTTTCATAAACAAAGAGAGATACAGCACAGCACTCAAAATCATTTTCACTTGGGACATATTTTGCAACTCACATTAACACTCCTTAGTAGATATAATCGTGCAGTGTGTTTATGAACTATACATGATGAAATAGAATATCTTTAACAGAGATGGCCTGAATTGAAACCCAGAAACTTTGGGATTCACAAGCATCAGAGCTAAGGCCCATCTCAAAGTTTTAGAGAGGTACAATTTCCAGAGCAAGGCTTTATCAGCTTAACAGCAATTTATGCTAAGGCCTTTAGAGCAGAAAAATCAAAGTCAAAAAGCAAAACAGCTGCCAAAATACCAGAAAATCCACCAATTTAAAAATATACCTATATGGAACAACACCAGATGCATTTGCTTTCAACTGAAAATCCTCTTTACAGAAGAAGAGCCCAGAGTCTTATAAGGTGCTGAGCATGTGGAGAAGCTGGGCACCCTCATTTCCTtgtcaagtcaatgggagttgcaggcaCTGAGCATCACTCCAGAGGGTTCGGCACCTTGCAGGTTCAGGATCTAGGAGCAGAAGAGACACTGGCCATGGCTGAGGAAGGTTTACTGGCAAACTCAGATCATTCAGAATAAGGCCTGGGGATGGACCTCCACCCAGTGTTTCCTTTGCTTTAGTGACCCAGACTAAGCAGGTAACAGCATGCATAGCAGAAACAAATATTACAATTATCTGTACCAGGACAATGAAAATGACCATAAAGCATAGATCCactctaaaaataactgtgtaggAATGGCCCCATAGAGTTCATGTGTTTTATGATGCCATATAAAATGTGCTCTGGTTGAATGTAAGACCACATATTTTCTAACTCCCTGCTCTGCAAACTTAGTCTGGGGTCTAAACACACTAACAACGGAAATAAAAATCCTGGGAGGGCACCATTTGCCCTGTGGAATATTACTAGTGCTAATACATGGAGAAGGAAAgatcccagcttgactctcaCAGATCCCAGCTTGTGTTTACAGGGCAAGGAAtcagaaacaatatttttttcatttttaaactgcGAATGGAGCAAATTTGTTATGGAGTTAATGAGTCACAAATACACAATAAACTCCACAGTGCCGCTaacagagtcacttttcagactgGAACCACATTTCAAACACGAAAGGATTTGAAGCGATCAGAAACACAGTGAGTCAGAAATGTGTCTGTACTGAGAATATTACACTTCAGCGTCAGGCCAGGATTTTCAGGTGTGACTAGTAATTTTCAGTGCGCAACCTGAGAAactttgatttttcagagggtgTGCACTAGCACTTTATGAAATATCAGGGTCCTTTAATGTGTCTCAAATTACGggcttataatcacttaatctttGAAAAATCTTAGCTTACATATCTACTTATGAAGCTTTCGGATGACTAGGGACTTCATTTTAGGGGGATGGAAACTTCTCTTCAAAGGGAGCTAGAAACCAACTTGGGTCtaaaaaacaattaaataggGGAGAGATCTTGAAGTCAAGGGCTGGAAAGGTGAAATCCTTATCTGTAAATAAATAAGATACAGCCTGAAAAGCCCAACAAccactgcttaaaaaaaaattcccattaacATCGTCTTTGAAAATACACACGTTTGTTTTCATTAATATATACATAAGACATCCAGAATGAGGACTCTTTCCCCATGTGGTTACAATCTGCTTCCCAAAGAGGCATGTTGACAGCCTGTTTATAATACAGCAAACAGTGTTTTTATATTCTGTAAAATTGTTCAAGGTTTATTCAATACATTTGAAATCTGGAGGACATTCCGCTCCAGAACAGAATGATGCTAAAGCAGTTTTCACTTTAGGCTTGTTCTACTTGATGACAACGCCCCTTAAAATACAATATTCAAGTTTTAAACCACAATGTTTGAATTACAagtggtatttttaaataaatcgtaaaatggaaaaatctgatgagattcataATTTACCAAAATCCACTGAATGGAATGAAAATGCACTGAAGATGATCAGGGGAAAAATCCCAACCTCTGAGATTTAGCCCAGGCCATTGCAATAGGACTGAGAACTATTAGttgaacttttttttattaaatctcTGATTTTTACTTTGAGATTAAAGGGTAATTTGACACTAATGCTGCATTTGAAGTTCATAAGCAGATGGGTTTTATttatgcacagtggaaaacaaagaaCGTTGTAACAAGACTTAATTAGTTTGTCAAATACTGTTTTCAGAGATCACATCCCAAAATACATGCAAAGTTTTGTAGTCTATTTTCTACTCATCTTCCTGCTCTAACTAGCGCATCATATTCTTCAGAGTGTGCCATCCTGTAATGGGAACTGCACTCCACAAAAAGCCCCATTGTCTTTAGTAGGGCAATGCACGGTGGAATGGGTCTACCTATATGGTtcttattgcaggatcaggacatagGAATAGCTCATCAAATCAGTAAAGACGGTCAAAACACCTTTGGTCTGAATAAGCAGGAGGAGGAGTGGATGTGCAAGAAGGTCtctataaaaattatttttgatcaATAGCATGTCATTACAGCATTAGCAGCAGTCAATATTTTCCAGGAGTAAATTCAAAGAAGAGATTGGtcagaaatacattaaaaagtaaGACTTAAAAATATTGTGGACCCAATTCTCTATGGTCTTCAACCTTATACAATCTGATTTGGGACTATATTACACCCACTTTGCTCAGGTGTTAATAATTAAACATGGGCCaaagcagcagagaatcaggccttcaaTTTCTAAGGTTTGAGCCAGAATAAACGTTTGGGTtttgaaacacattttgttttctttaagaaGCGTGTGTTACAACAGGAATGTCAATTTCTATGGCAGAGAGCCGAGATCGTGCAGAATAGGGCTGGGAGGCATAGCTGTGCATGCTGGAGGCATGGGAATAGAGAGGCTGCCAGAATGGGGACGGTAAGGTTTTGCATGCACAATACCAGATAAATAACAGAACTGAAGTGAAAAACAGGCCTCCTGCACTGGCAATGGTAATATACACTGAAATATCAAAGGTAAAAACTGGCTCATATTTTTTGTTCAGGTAGTTGTTATAAAAAATTACCCAGATTGATGGTGTGAGACAAATGGCACATGCAAGTAGAAACAACAGACCAGCCACAAGGTGGCAGCCTGGACTATTTACAAGACATTTAGCAAGTTTGATGTTTGGTACATTTGACACAAAGGCCGTGTTACACATGCCGATCAAACAGAGCAGCAGAGCGGAGACAGCAGTTAGCATACTACAGGGGATCGCAAATTGGAGAACCCGTAAATCCAGCTGATCGACTGCTGTGTACCACTCTGTGTCATATATCACACAATCTCTGCTTCCATCAAAGCGCGCACACTTAATCCAGAGTCCAGTATAAACTGTCAGattcttttcatttttgttgaatGTGTGCAGTCTCATCAGTCTCCAGTTAGGAAGTAAAACTGCAGCAAAAAGTCCGGCTACCGAGGCTGTTCCACTGAGGAAGGCCAGTACTGTCGCTGCATGAACATCCCGGCAGCCCATGTTGGCCCACAGAAAACACTCCCTGTGATGAAAAGAGACGGGTTCAGAAGGGAAGAGTCTTAAAAGGAACATTTTAACATAGCAGAAAAGCAAATCTCAGGACCCGCTTCTCCACAGCCACGGACCATGTGGAAttgtttacactagtgtaaaatgAGTGCAAAGCAGGTGTAAAACACTGCCATTTGGATCAGTAGCTTTTTACACACACTTTGCACAGGCCTAAGCATTGACACAAAGAGCAAGAAAATGGAGATTCAGCCTTTGATAAGTTACTGTCAGTAACTGTCAAGCTTTAAGGACGAACAATTAACATTCCTTTCTTAAAACTCACTTCCTCTGCATCTGAGTGCTAACCCtctgaataaacaaacaaacaaacaagaactcTGTAAATCAGACAACTCTTCTGCTTCTATGTGCCAGGTCTGGTGGAGAGCTGTGTTGCCAAATGGTGATAACCCTTTCCTTCTGAATATCATCATTATCCCTCTCCCTATCAGGGTTTGTCATCTGATTTTAGTGTGTAAACTCCTAGGGACGGGGtgtagggtaacattttcagCAGTGCTTTAGAATCACATTTGCAAAAAGCGACCAGGCAATTTGGGgtcctcagtttttgggtgcttAATCTGAGACACCTTAAGGATACCTGATATCcagaaagtgctaagcacctACCTTTTAAGGTGTTTCAAGTTTGGCACCCAAAAAACAGTAGAcacttgaaaatgtaggcctgcctcactgaaaatcaataggacttagactcctaagtcacttacacacttttgaaaatgttgcactATGCACACTTATACAGTGCTACATAACTATAAATACCTTACATAGCAAGAGGATAtgtgaaataataataaactgcTCTTCACTACTCCAAGTGTTAAAATTCTATAAAATGTTAACTAACCCCTCAATTATAATctaaacttacttttttaaaaagtgaggttttgaacaccacacacacacgatACAATTACTTGTTACCTTCCTACCAAATATTTGAGGCAGATACAAACACATTAACCAGATGCAAAAAAAAGTGAGTCTTTTGTCTgtggtatttttgttttatagTAAAGTATAAAAAAAGCAATTAGAGTTGCTTGTTAAAAAGTTATAAATGTCAATTCTCTCTGTACTGAACTCTCAGcacacagggtcctagagcccgggaCTGAGCCCAGAAGTTTACACAGCACCGAAACAgtcccgcagcccaagccccgtgagcccgagtcagctggcaaaGGCCAGTcgcgggtgtctagttgctgtgtaaacataccctcacTTACCATAAAGGCAACATTTATATACTGCACACCTAGCTGAGGGTAGGCCACACCCTCCTCGTCTTACTCAGAGGAGCACTCTGATGGGAGTTAACAGGACTATCCCATGAGTAAAACAGCCCAAAGGTGCCCCTTTTTCTGTACCACAGTTTACCTAACATATGCCTCAATCTAAATGTTTAGAGCCACATCAATGCATATAAGACGCCAAGAAATAATAGATAAATTTACACCTCTAAATTTGGGAGGTAATTTTAGCTTTAATAGGAGATCAAATGTTGTGTCTTGCGGCTTAAACACTAAAGCAAAAACAGACACAAGCTCGAGAATGGCATATCTGTCAGGCAGCTGTGATAAGACACAAGTCCCCTGGTGGAAGGGCATTCTCAGCAGTGGGACCACTGGCTACGGATCTCCCTGCCAGAAGAGATCAGAACAAGTTCAAGATTTATCACTTTCAGAGGTCAACTGCTAACCCACTTTGTCCACAGATCCCTTTGCGATAATAGAAACTGTAAAAGCAGTTAAGGGTCTTAGGAAGCAGGGAAAGAAAACATATGAGGACAGAGAGGTCAGGTCACCTCTCAGCATCCTCAGAGACCCTTGGATCCTCAGGTATCTAGTTTTTCCATAGAATACTGGTAGATGTAATTATGCCAGTTCTATGTAATTATGTGTGCAGTTCTAGTGAGGGCTGGGACAGCATGGGTAACTCTGTCTGCTGTACCTGATACGTGGACAGAGGACATCAGTCTCCAGTCTGTTTTTGGCTGCCTTTAGGCTGTACTACAAGGTCTATTTATATTGGCTGGCCTATTACTGTTTTTTGAGTGCCtcctcttttttcttcttttgcacACCAGCTATCCCTTTCTACCCAACCGTACCTACTTCCTACACCAGTGGGGCCTTAGATCAGCTTAGACACTCGCGGCTGGCCTGATTCAGGCTTGGGCTGTTTCACtgttgtgtagacttctgggctcagtcTGGTGCCTGGGCTCttggaccctgcgaggtgggagttCAGTAGAGAGAACTGACATATTTTGTGGTATGGTTTCCCTGGTGGTTATTGGATTTGTCTTGCTCCAGACTTGCTTTAATATTGTATGGTTGTGTATTTGGGCTGGTTTTCTTTTAGACTCATTTTATATCGTAGTTCTGCATGGTGTTTACATGCTTCCTGTGTGaactttaaatatttgttcataaatatttatttgtttgtaaatATGCATTTGATAAGTGCATATCCAAATCCAGAGGAACTCAGAGACAAGGGACAAAGGGAGAGAGGATATATCTGGTCCTATTGTGAGCTCATGAAGGAGTAACAAACTTTGTCGGGTTTATTTGGATAGCTGGGTACATTTTTCTAATCGCAAAAGAGCTGGCATTGTGAGGGAATGGTATAGCCATACCGTCCAGTACAATACAGTACTCCTTCTCTCCTCTCCGGATTCATAAACCATCTCTTCAGCCAATCCACTATGTTTAAATGAAGAGAGAGGATTTGCTATGCTGTCAACGCTTGGGATTAGTGGAAATGCAGATGATAAACAGGATACCAGTGCTATAACATGAAGCACTTAATTATGAAATTGTGTTTTAACATCATCTTCCTGGTGTGCAAGAATTAGGAATATACAAATTATATCAAGGTTCCTGAGAAATGTTTTGAGAACTAGCTCACAACCTCTTTGAAGGATACATGCTTCACATGCCACTTTAGTACAAATTGCAGCTACTTGTGGACACCACAGAGAACACATCTGTAGTAAACAACCTCTTATACATTCATGTTTTTAGCCGTATGCTAATGATGATGTTAAAGGAAACAGTGGCACAGTAGTTATTTCCAAATCTGTTGTGGCCATGATGACACAACACACAAACAGGAAAGGTTCTGTAAGGACCTGTTTTGCCTGTAAACcagcattcagatactatggtgatggatgcTATATGCTATGGGGATGGACTCTAGGAAAAGCCATAAGCTAGACTAGATAGATGCCAAGGGTGACAAATTCTGATGTAGTTACAAAATACCTTTCCTATTGTTATTGCAGGTGGTGGAAAAAGGGAACAGGAGGAGTTTGGCAGCTGAAGGAGGGGCTAGATAGGGAATAGGTTCGGAAACGTGGGATAGTATGGCATCAGAGGTAACTAACTGGCTGCCCATGTCATCATGGGAGTGGTGTAGGGAGAGAAGTACTTGTAAACTCTCTCCCAATTACCCCACGACTATCCACTCATGTGTCCTTCAGGCCTCCCTGCCTAATCCTCATTGTAAAACCTTCTCTACAAAGGAgttgatccagctcccactgaaatccatggaaaaCTTCGactcacttcaatgggagctgggacaggcccttagagattaacacaggGAGCAGCTTCACCTAGGCCAGGTCCTAGCACTGCTTAGTTTGACACATAATGGAGTCTGAGGCTCTCCAAATCCCAGAGAACAGAGAGCGTTGAGCAGTATCCTCATTGTCCATTGCAGCAGAAAAGACAAAGACTGACCTGTCTTTcggatgagatgtaaaactgaggACCTGACCATTTGTTGTAATTTAGGCTCCCCCACCACCATTCACATGTGCAAGGTTGTTAGCTAAAATATGCTGACCAATTTTTCAATTGAGGTAACTACACTTTAG includes:
- the CLDN12 gene encoding claudin-12 — its product is MGCRDVHAATVLAFLSGTASVAGLFAAVLLPNWRLMRLHTFNKNEKNLTVYTGLWIKCARFDGSRDCVIYDTEWYTAVDQLDLRVLQFAIPCSMLTAVSALLLCLIGMCNTAFVSNVPNIKLAKCLVNSPGCHLVAGLLFLLACAICLTPSIWVIFYNNYLNKKYEPVFTFDISVYITIASAGGLFFTSVLLFIWYCACKTLPSPFWQPLYSHASSMHSYASQPYSARSRLSAIEIDIPVVTHAS